GATACGAATAGACTTATTAGAGGAAGATATATACGTTTTCTATCGAATTTGAAAATTTGCATATAAACTGACTATACAAAAACAGTGACTTTGCATTAACATATTcgattttatattaaacttgcatttttattgcTACTTTGCACCAATTTCACAGATAGTGCTAATTTTGTCCTCTTCAACGCATGGGATGGAAACAATgctttattcacttttttttgcgGTATTTCAATTTTCTGCAACTTTGGATGGAAACACAGCTAGTGTAATGCTGTTGACTTTTAGAAGCTCTGCAATCTTGTGAGTCGCTTACATCAGGTAATTCAGCATCCACAGGGTCATCACACGGTCTGGGAATAAACATGAGATTATTCTATCAAATTCAGAACCAAGTgctcaaaatgaaaagataCAGTCGTATCGGCATATACTAGAGAGAGTTGACACAGGTGAGATACATTACAGTGTTTCggtctgtttttcagaaaagaCGCGCAGGCAAAAGTCTCCGTCCTTGTTGGCTTCGAAGGTGGACGGCACGACGAGGTACTCCCCAGGAGGCAGCTTGAAGCGCGTGCAGACCTCTCTTAGATTAATGAAAGTCTCTGAGCGAGCTTTCTGAGCGTGCGTCAGGAAGAAGTTCTTATCGAGGTGCACTTCACGCTGACCGTGAAACTGACAGAGACAGAGGCCAATCGGTAAGCCAGAAGTTAACACCATGACTGATCAAGAGAAATGCCTTCGTAGTTTAACTCTTACCTGTGAAGGTAACTGTGgaagcaaacaaaaagaaatcttGGCGTTATATGAATTGAATCTGAGGGTTCTACTGAATTAATTATGTTCAGTTCCTCTCCATACATCATAACGACAATGTTAAGATACTCCTGGTGTCTCCACCGACCTCATAAATGGCAAAGCCGATTGTGTGCATGTCCTCTCCAGATTTCCTCAGACGCCGCCGGTTCTTCTGGATCAAACCCACCACGAAACTGCAGCCTACCTCGTTATCACCTGGATCATCATCTTCTTCGTTCAGCTTAATCACATACTGAGGATTCATCCAGAATGTGTCTGAGGGGCAATGAATAGGTTCTGTCAGCAGGATTATTAAAGAAACCAAACCAACCAAACTTCAGATGGTTTGAGATTGAGATAAAATACGCAAAACTACAATAGAAACTCatttattgaatgttttaatcAAAGTTGCATCGAATAAAGCACCGTTTCCATCCAACAAGATGAagtgaacaaaatcatcacTTCCTGATAATTTGACATACAAACATTTGCTTCAGTAGGAGAAGCCAttgtggttttttttgcatgaataaCTTGTGCAGACATGAGGTAATTTAGGAGGTAATTATAGTGGTTCAGGCAGTAATGCAATTGCATTGCGCAAAGTCACGTTTTTGTTGTGAATTGAGGAATTTATTCTGTTATTGTGTgtacatgttgttgttttttagcatAGTTTTCTTATtggataaattttttttacattatgcgCATCTTTGTGCTTCCATTCAGTATTTTTATGCAGTATACCAAAATgccaatatgtaaaaaaaaatgtaatgcgcAAAAAAACACTTGATGAATGGGTGTAGTCGCCAGCAATATTACCAAACAAACTAAACTGAACTTCGAAAGACTAAAATgctgctaaaatattaaaatgggaATTAGCAAAACTTGTGCACTCAACCGAGGGGgacaatttaaatgaactgaaccACAAAAAAGGATCTGATTCCCAATGCCTGATGGTgtgtgttggtgttttttgtgcTCACAAGGGTTGTTTCTGCAGCCTCCAGCGGTGGAGCCTTTCCTCCATGTGCCGTCGTGGTTGGTCACGGCCCAGTGTTTAACCGAATCGCTGGTGATGGCATCCGGCGTCAGGGTGCAGATCTCAATACGAGAGTATTGGCTGAGAAAATCTGTGAATGACATCCTgaacagacagagaaaacagaaacGTCAAAAACAAGCGTCAAGATTACGCTAAATCTAGATCCATAGATAAAGACGTTTGTGAGCGCACCAAAATTCTCCATCTTCGGCGCTGGCGTTCGGCCGCTCCGAAGAGATGTTGTTCCACTCGGATGaactaaatgaaagaaaaaataaacaatttagaTTACTATCGGTGATGCTACCGTTTCCACATTCGTGCCACAATATATccattaaaacgtaaaaaaagaaTTGAGCGTAATTCACAGAGTTCATATATTAGTCAAGATTTCTTGCATCCTTGGTTTCAGTTGTTCCTTAACTTTTTTGCAAATTTAGATTGAAGTTATTGGCGAATCATGATTTGTTCGTAAAGATGTTTGTGTGCAGAATACTCATTGTCAGCGAATGAGACCCACAGtttttcatcatattttcaTTAACAGTTTAAACCTTAAAACCTTACCCATCGCTCCAGGCTCCGGTCCACTCCACCTGCCCCCAAGGGTTGCGCATGCGAACCAGTTTCTCCCTGCGGCCACGATAGTTCACCTGAAGCAAAGCAgaatgtactatatatataacgtaaaaatctataattaaaaaaagaggccTCTATACGTACCTCGGTCGCCCCGGTGAGCGAGTAAGCGTGGCCTTTCACCAGCTTCTGACGGGTGACGGCTTCTGAATCAGCCGCACTAGTGATCTACgtcacagaattaaaaataaaacaggaaaatcTGAAAATGGGAGGGGCTTATGACCTAAAAGTGATTGCTGATtggtcaaataataataaacttataCTGGCAGAGGAACCTCACATCAATGGAGCAGCCCAGCAAAGCACCAGCCTCCAGGGCTTTCTGGATGATCTGAAACATGTTGGAAGGAGCTTTGCTCAGCTCGTAGCTCTCAGCGATGCCTCCGGTGAAATCCTCGAAACCCTCGCTGGTGGATCCTCCAGACAGAGCTTCGTAACACCCATTAACCCTGCCAGAGAccataaaacatgaacattACATGCACGCACATGTCTGTCAGCTCGGGTTgagaaactatttaaaacacaCTGTTAAACAATCTCATTTAGTGAAACTAAGTTAATAGTTGTTTCACACATATGAATGTCTATGAAAAGGATGGAGCTCCATTTAGGGTTTATGAAATGACTTCCTTCTCTTTTATGTCATGGTCAAATATTTACTGAGTGGTTAACCTTTCATTCACTACAAATAACTGCCTATAGATGTGCTGTAGTAATCACATGTCTTTCCAAATCCAAAAATGGCGTTGTGGTGccaaattattgaataaaatcattatttttgttttctttccatacaaaaatgtattctcatacatatttttgtaggccaaaacCCAGAAAGAAGTTAGCGTTTTTGATTTCATGATCCTGAAGTCAGTGGATTGTTTGAATGGGCTTTTAAGGTACGTGACGAACACAAGCTCAACATGTgctcatgttttcttttcttctataaaataaaacgcattagTAAGAATAATTGTGATAAAACACGAACGCTTTATACAGTTTTGTTTGTCACATAGCCAATGCAAAAATCCGACTGggttttgtttaaaagaattCGGTTGACGTTTAATTACGGCTTGCCATACACAAGCATGTCATCACTGCAGCACTGCTTTTCACCCCTACTATAAATGTTCTCTTATGACATCGCCACTAGTGGGCGGGGCCATTCCCACTGTTCACATGAGGGTTCCAAAATTAGTTTGGTCACTGGCTGTAAAAGCATTATTGGACACAACAAATGCCACCAACAACAGCTGATTCATTATGTGCTCAGATGGCAATGATGAATGCTAAAGAATGAGAGTAAGAGAGAGATATATAGCTAGGAAGTTCAAGCTACTTTAAAGATGGTGAGAACTAAGTTAAAAACATGCCACAAAAAATGACACACCCTTATTCCAGGAATACACCTGCTGTAGGTAACACCTGCCGAACCTGTATGCAAACTTAATTAACGTCCAGATCCGTCCAACCAGAACGTCCAAACAGAACGTGTAGaccttcttattttttttttgcgctaATCTTTTAATTCATGTAAAAGTCTCcaaatgacaaattaaaccGGGAGTAATCATTCAAATCGATTGACCTTCCTAACGAAAACAAAAGGGAGTAACTTGTTGTTCATTCCTAAAGAGTAGGTTCCACGAACAAGTCGAGGTAGTTCgcaagaaaacaacacactaaCTTCGCATAGGCCTTCTCCAGCAGGGCGCTCCAGAACTCGTTTCCCTCGGCGGAGTGAACAAAAACCAGTTCGCCGTCTTTCACCGGCAGCCGGTCATCGATGACGACATCCACCCACTCCCCAAACTGCCAGAACTAAAGGATAAAGGTGAGGAGTACAGACTTGCATTACATGTTTAATCTAAAAAGTGTGTGAAACTTCTAAGACAAGCATATACAAGCGTGAAATATTACTGCATTGAAATTAGAAAGCAAAAAGCAACTTTTTGGAGACTTGTTGGACATGAACTATGTATTATGATGGCTTTTAGACATATACTAtgatattattgtgttttttggtCGTGTGTTGTGGtatttaaacgttttttaaagaagcaacttttgctcaccaaagctgcatttatttgatcaaatatacagtaaaactgtaatattgtgaactatttttagtttaacttaactgttttcttttgaatatattttataatgtaaattgttCCTGTGATACAAAGTTGAATTTcgagcatcattacttcagtgtcacgcaGCGTCTTACAGTATTACCGTGTTTATTTGTTACGGCAATATACTGTTTTCTGTGCATTCATTACGATAATACCATAATACCCTGATAATACAGAcgtattcttaaaaaaatactttgaggTAGCATGTAAACATAATGGCATATGATTACAGTTTCCACAATGAATACCATCAATGTACCATGGTGCCACCACAGTATTTTTAAGGAGtggcatacattttttataatactaATACAGTTATAAAAAGCACTGAGCAATAACCCACTGCACAAAAAAATGTCCACGCTGTCTATTAGCAAACCAATGAATGTGTTTTGCAACATCTATAAGGCTAAGTGACACGTTTACTTTCGTAGATACCTGGAAATGGAAGATTCCTGCATAATTGTCACTAAAGCTTTGTCCATTGGGCACCACTCGCGCCAGAACATCTTCATTCAGGGTCAGAGAGGCAATGGCCGCTAGCAGCCAGCAGTCACCTGAGAGACAACGAGACAGGAAGTGAGACTGAGTTTACGACCGTTCTGTGGCCTGTCGCTAAAACAGCCAGATGCAGGCTTTCAGAAAGATCTTCTGATGCGAAAAAGAAGTCACCTAGTATTACACTTGCATTCAGAATGCAAAATGAAACTATTTATAAGCCGACATTCAAAGCACCCGCAGACAAGCAAGAACAGGCACATTTTAAAGGACTCACGGGGGAACTCATGATCGAACCAGGCAGCCAATGGGCGCCGCTGTGGTTTTCGTGTCACGCCGAAGTGGTGAGCTGCAAATGTCGAGGCAGCACACGCATGTAGAAAATGCAGAGACTTGAGTCTGCCCTCCTCAAAAGACAATAGGCTGCTTTTCCTGCTGCCTGACACATGTGTCGCATTAAGAGTCCGTGTGTGTTTCCAATCGAGATTTACGGGAGAAATGCAGCCAAGTTCTTCTCTGTTTAACTGCGGCCTTTAATAACGAAAGCAGTTGTGCGCAAAATCCCTCAGGATAGGTTTGGATGGTTTGTATTATGCGTTTGGCTCAGCCATTGAGTTAGCGGTGAACACGACGAACAGGAAGGAATAAGGCAAATTAAGTGAGGTTAGGTACTAAAGGGGAGGGTAAAGTTAACAAAGCTACTAGTTTAAGGTTAGACAATGTACACGGAGGTAAAAAACAGAGCTAGCTCGGCAGTTTTTACtagtttttgctattttaaaaaaggagatAATCTACTACAGACTAATTATGTGTTACAGTGCAACTGCTTGCAGAcgttttcaaaacacaaatccaATAACTGCACACACGAAATCCAAGCATCTCTTGCAAAAGAGATTACAGACACATTTCAAAAGCAAACACATTTGCCATTATGTTATATTTTCGGATATACCATACACAgttattcaaaacctaaagctCTTTTTTCATAAGCTCCTGCGTGCATTTCTCTTCAAGATCGAAGTTAATTGGTAGAGAGATGAAAAATGCATGATTGAAAACAAACTTTTGCAAGCATTAGCGGCTGTGAATACAGTATTACACAACTAGATGAAGCGGAGGTCGAACAAGCGGTTTCATTTTTGATCCGAGAAGTGCGTCGCGAAGCGACCGAGAATATATAACTTGATCTGTGACCTATTTATATTATAGGCCTATTCTAAAGCCGCGATTGGTGGATGTTAAGTAAGGTACGCAGTGTTCGCACATGTGAGGAATTAGTTTGAGGTACTGATGAGTTTTGATTGGTTgtgtttgaaacagaaatcaagATACTTCCTGTTAGGTATTTGTGCGTTACCTAGATCattttgtgttgtattttgCAAAAAGCGTTTTATGAGTCAAAGTCAAGATTAGAGAGAATTAGCATGTGGTTTTGCAGAtttggtgtgtgtttctggTATTTGAGTGTTAGGTGTCAGAAATTATGTGTCAAGTATTTATTTAGCGtttaagcagttaaaaaaaactgtattgtattatttattgatatttttaagcttttatttttttgatgttcagtttttgtttgttttttttagtttatgtttCGGTCAGTTTTGTTGTAGttcactttatttaattaatttcattttagttttagctttttatttgtttcttggCAACATTTCTAATCTGTACTCttcaaataatgtttcttttttaatttatttcagcttaTTTCAGTTTGAGAAAAAATTTTGCCTAGTTTGAGTTAACAATAACCACCCTGGAATGAGCACTATAAGTTAAAAGCATCCTTCAAATGCTGACCCACCCTTTTTCTATGaattacattgtgtgtgtgtgtgtgtgtgtgtgtgtgtgtgtgtgtgtgtgttcacaatGTTCACAAGGAACTTAACTCATTGTTAAGACTTCGTGGAAATAATAATAGGTTTCACCacagttttaattaatgaaattagcGAGTTAGATAACGCATAAATGAACGCCACTATCATAAACATTCAAGAAACAAAccaacttgttttctttcttggtTCAGTCAATTGAAAGCATAAATCTAATTTTAGTAGTTACTTTTTAGTTAAAGCCTCTTCGTTGTCGCTTACGTACTACATCTGTGACTTACGTACAGATTTAGAGCCCGAAACAGCACTAATAAAGTACTCTTTAAGATTTAGGAGAGCATCCTAGAGCAAAAGTAGCATAACTTTTGCTTTCCGTTTAAAGTAATTAAGTAAATTAGTTACCTTTTTTGAAAAAATCATGCAGTGAAGCACATAATAGAACATTTTTACAACGTTGATTGTGCCATGGCAGGCAACGGGCTAATTTTCTGGTTTGAGGAGGTTGAAACGTTAAGCTGACTTACAGATATCCCGTGTTTGAAGTATTAATTTAAGGAGAAGAGGTCGAGAAGGAATCTGTGACTCAGTAAATTGCGTTGTTTGCTCGGAGACACCACCTGCATAACGAACAGATTCTTCACATCTAGTCAAACCAGAAGGACCGACAGAGAACCTCAGCATGTGCTCCTTGCAGGTAGATTAATATTTCTAATCTTTTACCCAGAGCTCCTTGACAGATATCCGTCCGTGTGGCTCCGCCGACGATGAATTGTGGATTTGAGCACAGCTcctgcaaaacacacagacagaaccccctttgaaatgtaaaatgaggCTAATAATGCTGAAAAGGACAGCATATAGACACCAAAACAGCGAGATTAAACTAACACGTGGGTCATAGATgatcataaaacatatttagttaGCTCTGTTAGAACAGCATCTGTTGATCTGAAAGCCTGGTGATTAAACAGAATAAACAGAAATCGGATCGAGTAACCATAGCGACAGCACGCCGGTCGAATTATTATCGCTGTTGGTCGTAAACAAGACGTTATACAGGTTTGTGACTTTGTGCCACATTTATAGCAGCAGCCAGCAGTACGctatatgggtcaaaattagcTGTAGACTTAAACATATGTATTAAGTAAAGTTTTCCATTCTgcaaacttcatttttgattagtaatatgcattgctaagtaTTTCATTTCAGGCGATTTTCTCAACCTTGAAGTTAATAAAAGCACGCAGGAGCGCGCAAAGAGAACGCAGGAGCGCGCAAAGAAAGAGGCCTGGAGGATAACGGTCCGACATAACAACAACTTAAAAGTAGAATAGAAAGTAGGTCTACATGATTTCCCCTCTCTGCCAGTGAACGCCGGATGCCCTTAATGTTTAAGCTGTGATACCGAAAGCATACCCGAGGTCTCTTCCAGGTTATTCCTCTTGTTTTGTACGAGCTGGGTCCGAGTTCTTTAAAGCCCAGGGATTCGGGTGCGGCTGGGAAATACGGGTCCGAGAACAGGGTCCCCGCGCCGAGGCTCTGTCTCCTGAGCGCCTCGTAGTCCTGGTTCAGGTATTTGCTGGCATTGGCGTTAGTCCCGAAGCCCGCAGCCTGCGCTCTCTTCTTGGCCAGGGTTGAGGCGActcctgacattttttttttccgcttcCGAGGAGCCCAAACGATATCAGAGAAATGTCAAAACGTCTCGATCCTTCAACTTAGTTCACCGCGACTCTCCGCCCCAAACTTTCCAGGCGTGGCCGGGCTGTCATGAGCGCGTTATTGCGCGTTTTTACGCGCTCAGTAAAGATAAGGAAGAAGTGCGTAAACATAAACACACCGACAGCGTCTGCGAAACGACAGATCTGACTGATAACGGGTCACTGATGCTGCATGTGGTAGACTATTAAGATATTAACGGctacttttgttttaaagaacgTCGGGCtgtttattgtttacataaatatagaGCAAGTTCATAATGGCATGTGGAGAAACAGTGATGCCAGTTtgatattacattaataatggGTTTTGGTGCGCAAATATCCTAGGCTACTTGTGCGCGCGTAATATTTCAGACATGTTCGTTCATTCTGATATTTTCTTCTTAGCGGTATAAAGTTGTAAAAATATGATTAGCTTCACAGCAGTACCATCTGCCGGATATTTAAAATCGGTCGGGTATGGAAACGCCCATTTGTTTTGATTGATGTGTTAACCAGATTATGCAGCATACTATAAACCTATATCTCTAAACCTATAGCTCTTTACGTGAGCactgaattacattttctttttcaaaataatggcacAACTGAATAGAACATGCAAAGAAAATCtggatcttttttattttatttttatttattttcttgttttcgCCCCCGACAACAACGTTGCTATTTATtctagcaatttttttttattaaaataaaataaatatcctaTAAATTGAACTATTACTGctaattattgtcattttaaaaagcatgggTTATCTAAATATGcgattaatgacattttattataatactgttattataatttatttacttcctttttttatttccctcATTAAAGTGCGAAAGACCATAAGGATTGGAGGAGAGGCCTACAAGCACCCTGTAAAACTGGTGATAATCTGGGGATTAAtcttgaattaaaaattaaatgtccaGAATTAAAAcgatttaaagaaattaaatggtAAAACGAATTGATTCAACATGACCACAGCTTAATAAAACACAGGAATACATTAGAATTACAATATTTAACGATATTAAACCAGTGAAACGAATACTAAGTGGgttgattttaattaaagttataaAGTAATTAATACTATACGGCCACcgtaaaataacaaaactacagtaacaattaaaactaaatctaaaatgctttaaaatatttaatgcattatctaATTGTTATATAGGCAAACTGTTAGCAATTAACTTAATACATTAGTTAAGTATCAAAATAGGCTAATTCACCCTTATAggctgcatatttatttatttttttaaagcaatgagACTTTAGATTCCTGCACTTGCTATACTTTATAGTTCAGTACAGTAAAAGTATTACAAATGAGCTTTAATAGTCGTTTTATAATCAATAGGGAATGTAAATGGCAGCAGAGCTAATAAGGGATCTTCTGCTGCCATCCACTGGTTATAAAGGTAATTTTAATGTCGTTTTCATCTTAAAAGTTTTGCCATATAAATGATCTTGTTAAATAACACGGAAATGTATGTCAATTATTCTTTACTGTGTTGCAGTTTTCTGTTGTTGCCGTTTTCTCGTTCAATTTTTGGCAAGAGGAGAGGTTTCTGTGAGGGCCTCGAGAATCGAACTATATAAACCGCAGCATTAAATGAGCTTTTGTGCAACGTCTTGTGCAGCATTGGGGAACATGTGGCGGACCATTTTCTTCTGGACGCTGTCCTTTGCCAAGTCCAAGAAGAAGAGGTGCGTCCGGTCATGTCACATCAGCAGGAAGCTAATATTCTGTATTTTCACATCtacatgggaaaaaaataaagtctaTGAAACCAAGCatagtgtttgttgttttttccctgCTGTGCAAACCAAACTGAGACATCGGTGTATCGTGCCACCCCTAGTacatagtttaaaaataaagagagagagagaaaatttcATGTTGAGCAGGTTATTTTGATAGCCTGTGATTGATATAAAGCTGCTCttaacttaataaatatttcctaataatttactcaaccccATGTCATCCAAcatgttcatatttttctttcttcatttgtCAAAGAAGTCAAGGTTTTTCTCCAAATTGCAAATTGCGCACCTAGTTCTATTTTATAAAGATTTGAGTTCAGCGCATTTTCGCTGCCTCTCTTGTCTATGTTTTTGCACGGCTTATCCCGTTCACATCTACTTCTGGTACTGTTTTCATCTGATTATCTCGTTGGCACTGTATTTGTCTATCGCTTTTTCCAACTAGGGTCTGCCTCACGCACGGCTGTTGCACGAATGCTGTCATGTTTTATCCTGCATACGATTCTATCCCTGATAAGTCAATCACTCAAATCGCTGAATTCAGTCTTTCGCCTTgtttcatatatttcatatatttacatatttttttaatttaaaagcaggATGCATTACAAACCAGGCACGATAAGATATAATCATTTTTCCGAGCAACCTTTTTCACTGCTTTACAATAGAAAACCTACAGCTGGAATCAAagtaaatggaaatgttttacagtcatttatCCTATAAGATCTTGTAAACAGGTTTGTCCTTGTTCCCCActactttttcatttactttttgagCCTTTATAAGTCaatacaaaatgttgaaatatatatgATTGGAGGAGaatttaaattatgattatatattttcagaagaTGTCTTAGTTCATCCAGGCCAAGTTCTGATTTGTCACCCACTGTTCAAtttctttatattaatttagtatACATTTACTTTACTCACTTGATATATTGAAAATGATCAACATTTTAAGCTCATTGTTCAGCTGTATTCACTATTTAAGTTGTACCTTCTCTTTGTCTAGTCATAGTCGTGCTACTCTGGCCTGTGTTACtttggatttgttttattattaaatatcacatttgtcATCTGCCTGTTTCCTGCCTGTCTACACAATCTGACAATACTGGAGTTCCTAAAAGCTAGTAGTTTCTAAATTTCAATCAAACATATCTAGATAGAACCTTTTAGTGTATTTTGTCCCAGTAAAGTTTTGAATCATTAAAGATGAATATACCCCCATGAGTCTTTTATGCCTTTTCCAAACATACATATAGACCTTTTTCTTTGCTTCTCCACAGAGGGCGCCATAGCGGAGAGTGACTTCCTGTAGAATGCTCCGTTTGCTGCAACAGTAATGATAATAAGGATTATTTATAAGGAATTCCTTTAAAGTACTTGTTTTGTGTGCAATGGGTAACTTTACGTTCCTTGAAAAAGGTCTATAGAAATAAGCAGCATTTTACAGATTGGGATAACATGGTATAATGATATGGCGAGGAAAACGCAATCTGCATGTGAACCCATGCTTTCCGCTGCCTGATGATAAAGATTTTCTTCTGATGAAAAATATGCCTTCAAATGTTCTCAATAACATATATATCtaagaaaatcttaaaaatctttttcatcTGACTGAATAAATGTTCTTGCTAACGACTCACTGATGAAATTCAATGTAAAAGATTTCAAGAGTTATCTTGTTGGTGCCTGTAGGCTgcataactataataataataacactagaACTGCAGTtaggtacatttttaaaaatgtcttagaAATGATCTTAAGTAACTTGTTAACTTAAGAATTTGCTGAGAAGATTTTCATGAATCTATCCACTGCACGAAATTAAGGACTATACCATGTTAATGCATGTGGAACTTGTTTAGTAAACAAGAGAACACAATGAAGCTGACCCTTTTTAGGTTGGCATTAGCCCCCTATTTGTCATCTCATCCCCACTAAAATTATAAACAGCTATATTAACGATCAGGCCAGTGATGCTTCCTCAAGAAAGCTGAGACTATAACTATAATTGTGTCTAATCACTTCATATAGTAATACAGTTTTCAtaagtacagtaaaatactgtaaattaagTTATTTGTATCGTTGTATCTAATGGTCTCTCTGAGGGCTAAGCTGCCCTAATGTTGAAATCCTAGAACTGCCCCTCTGTTCAGATATGCATTATAACTATAATGAAGGCAGACAGCAAAACTAAAATGGTAATACTTTCATTGAAAAAgttctttaaaacatgttttcaagtacatttatacatgcaaCATTTAcagtactggtggacacccttatgcttgaacatggtgttcgttcgCACTGTGGTTTAGATCGGGGCCCCTCCagatcacgcccctccaggtgtcgctaGCATCACTAACGTGAGCgctgaagtcccccagcaggacgatagagtccccggttggagcactttccagcacccctcccaaggactccaagaaggccgggtactctacactgccattcggcccgtaggcacaaatgacagtgagagtcctccccccaacccgaagttgcagggaggcgaccctcttgtccaccgaggtaaactccaacacatggcggctaagctggggggctatgagcaagcccacaccagcccgcCGCCTCTCATTGCGgacaacaccagagtagtgaagagtccagcccctttcaaggagatgggttccagagcccaagttGCGcatggaggtgagcccgactatctctagccgttACCTATCTACCTCCcacaacaactcaggctccttcccccccagagaggtgacattccatgtccctaaaaccagattctgtgtccaggggttgggttgccgaggtccccgccttcgactgctgCCCAAACCCCTTAcagtccctcctgcaggtggtagGCCCACGGGAGGATGAGCCTGTATGGGTCCCATGGGGCAAGACCCAGCCACCAGGTGCTCGCATGCCAGCCccagccccaggcctggctccatggcggggcctcATCTGCGTCGTACCGGGCAACGTTGTGACTATTTTTATCGTCTGTAAGGGGTgggggtggaccgctctttgtctggcttgtcacctagga
This window of the Puntigrus tetrazona isolate hp1 chromosome 22, ASM1883169v1, whole genome shotgun sequence genome carries:
- the capn2b gene encoding calpain 2, (m/II) large subunit b; the protein is MSGVASTLAKKRAQAAGFGTNANASKYLNQDYEALRRQSLGAGTLFSDPYFPAAPESLGFKELGPSSYKTRGITWKRPRELCSNPQFIVGGATRTDICQGALGDCWLLAAIASLTLNEDVLARVVPNGQSFSDNYAGIFHFQFWQFGEWVDVVIDDRLPVKDGELVFVHSAEGNEFWSALLEKAYAKVNGCYEALSGGSTSEGFEDFTGGIAESYELSKAPSNMFQIIQKALEAGALLGCSIDITSAADSEAVTRQKLVKGHAYSLTGATEVNYRGRREKLVRMRNPWGQVEWTGAWSDGSSEWNNISSERPNASAEDGEFWMSFTDFLSQYSRIEICTLTPDAITSDSVKHWAVTNHDGTWRKGSTAGGCRNNPYTFWMNPQYVIKLNEEDDDPGDNEVGCSFVVGLIQKNRRRLRKSGEDMHTIGFAIYELPSQFHGQREVHLDKNFFLTHAQKARSETFINLREVCTRFKLPPGEYLVVPSTFEANKDGDFCLRVFSEKQTETLPCDDPVDAELPDETVSDSQVDSGFRGMFVKLVGADMEISASELSTILNKIIAKRTDIKTDGFSLETCRVMVNLMDDSGNGKLGLGEFATLWKKIQRYLGIYKKNDMDNSGTISTPELRLALKEAGFTLNNTIFQLLVARYGEADMTLDFDNFVACLMRLEMMFRVFKKLDPHKSGFIEMDFQQWLNFTMI